A genomic window from Salvia hispanica cultivar TCC Black 2014 chromosome 5, UniMelb_Shisp_WGS_1.0, whole genome shotgun sequence includes:
- the LOC125191330 gene encoding protein LURP-one-related 11-like isoform X2 has translation MAKVHPQLVSSCTSSKQEVFTLWMKSLIMSTNGCAVFDSNGCIVFRVDNYSHRCTTQICIMDAIGKVLLTIVKKKFSIFKTWEGYRSTTSTEGGKKKPVFQVRKLMGIRAFLRYLRGYSMCKALIRVGEDKVCEYRMEIKSCKQSCRIIDAHGGLVAEVKRKITTSGVVLGEDVLTMVVEPHIDHSLVMGLVLVM, from the exons ATGGCAAAGGTGCATCCGCAGCTTGTCTCTTCATGCACTTCATCAAAGCAAGAAGTGTTCACTCTTTGGATGAAGTCTCTAATCATGAGCACCAACGGCTGTGCTGTTTTCGATTCCAACGGTTGTATCGTGTTTCGTGTCGACAACTATAGCCACAGATGCACCACTCAAATCTGCATCATGGATGCCATAGGCAAAGTCCTATTGACTATAGTTAAAaag AAATTCTCCATATTTAAAACATGGGAGGGATACAGATCAACAACAAGCACAGAAGGCGGGAAGAAGAAGCCGGTGTTTCAAGTTCGAAAACTCATGGGAATCAGAGCGTTTCTCAGATATTTGAGAGGTTACTCAATGTGCAAAGCTTTGATCAGAGTAGGCGAAGATAAAGTATGCGAATACAGAATGGAAATTAAAAGTTGTAAGCAATCTTGCCGAATAATTGATGCTCATGGTGGCCTTGTTGCAGAG GTTAAAAGAAAGATAACAACAAGTGGAGTCGTTCTTGGAGAAGATGTGTTAACAATGGTTGTTGAACCTCATATTGATCACTCTCTTGTTATGGGATTGGTGCTTGTCATGTGA
- the LOC125190689 gene encoding protein PATRONUS 2-like isoform X2: MRIGFSNQKVFECEALSKKKISVNENLNVAEEGFLHDHRKCIDAQKATAAASELNFMDTVLPGHGSTDVIMEQTKGDRDLDNCYPKLEELSMLEFSDWFKPCWKSPPSPLHQECPLSCPSVLEFEAVELVLKEGEDDDI; encoded by the exons ATGAGAATTGGATTTTCGAACCAGAAAGTTTTTGAGTGTGAGGCACTGTCCAAGAAAAAGATTTCAGTAAATGAGAATCTTAATGTTGCGGAAGAAGGTTTCTTGCACGACCACAGGAAGTGCATTGATGCACAAAAAGCTACTGCAGCAGCATCAGAGCTTAATTTCATGGACACAGTTCTTCCTGGACATG GTTCGACAGACGTGATAATGGAACAGACAAAG GGTGATCGAGATCTTGACAACTGCTATCCCAAATTGGAAGAGTTATCCATGCTAGAGTTTTCTGATTGGTTCAAGCCTTGTTGGAAGTCTCCTCCTTCACCACTCCATCAGGAGTGTCCTCTGTCCTGTCCTTCTGTATTAGAGTTTGAGGCAGTTGAATTAGTGCTCAAGGAAGGCGAAGACGATGATATCTAA
- the LOC125190689 gene encoding protein PATRONUS 2-like isoform X1, translating into MRIGFSNQKVFECEALSKKKISVNENLNVAEEGFLHDHRKCIDAQKATAAASELNFMDTVLPGHDDAGSTDVIMEQTKGDRDLDNCYPKLEELSMLEFSDWFKPCWKSPPSPLHQECPLSCPSVLEFEAVELVLKEGEDDDI; encoded by the exons ATGAGAATTGGATTTTCGAACCAGAAAGTTTTTGAGTGTGAGGCACTGTCCAAGAAAAAGATTTCAGTAAATGAGAATCTTAATGTTGCGGAAGAAGGTTTCTTGCACGACCACAGGAAGTGCATTGATGCACAAAAAGCTACTGCAGCAGCATCAGAGCTTAATTTCATGGACACAGTTCTTCCTGGACATG ATGATGCAGGTTCGACAGACGTGATAATGGAACAGACAAAG GGTGATCGAGATCTTGACAACTGCTATCCCAAATTGGAAGAGTTATCCATGCTAGAGTTTTCTGATTGGTTCAAGCCTTGTTGGAAGTCTCCTCCTTCACCACTCCATCAGGAGTGTCCTCTGTCCTGTCCTTCTGTATTAGAGTTTGAGGCAGTTGAATTAGTGCTCAAGGAAGGCGAAGACGATGATATCTAA
- the LOC125189767 gene encoding transcription elongation factor SPT6 homolog: MDQHRDQFMLDEDDYELLQESNISVNRSKLESKKFKRLKKARGDAEEGPSWFTDEEEFDRSGKGGRTAEEKLKRSLFGDDDGQPLEDIAEEDEQLEEEDDADIGEEDEMADFIVDEEEVDEHGTPVRRKKPKKNRQHPGISSSALQEAHEIFGDVEDLLRLRKIDVRDMFGETSERSLEDQFDPSVLSEKYMTKKDDQIREIDIPERMQISKESTGHPPTDEFSVKMETEWIYDQLVSGMVPLFNRSGTTNEEVDDELKRHIARFLELIHIQNLDVPFIAMYRKEEILSLLKDPTDHESSIENDMNQKPTLKWHKVLWAIQDLDQKWLLLLKRKNALQSYYTKQFEEERRRVYDETCLRLNEQLFQSITKSLEAADSEREVDDVRSKFNLHSPPGEVVLDEGQFKRPKRKSHYSICSKAGLWEVASKFGYSSEQFGLQISLEKMRMDELEDAKETPEEMASNFTCAMFEIPQAVLKGARHMAAVEISCEPCVRRHVRSIFMDNAVVSTSPIPEGNTAIDSFHQFYGVKWLKDKPLNRFEDAQWLLIQKAEEELLQVTIKLPEVVLDKLISVSYDYYLSDGVSKSAQLWNEQRKLILNDAFSNFLLPLMEKEARSLLTSRAKSWLLLDYGRLLWEKVSVAPYQRKENDVSSDEETAPRVMACCWGPGKPATTFVMLDSSGEVLDVLHAGSLSIHGQSVNEQQRKRNDQQRVQNFMMDHQPHIVVLGAKNLSCTQLKEDIYEIIFKMVEDNPCDVGHEMDNLNIVFGDESLPHLYENSRISVDQLPSQEGIIRRAVGLGRHLQNPLAMAATLCGPGKEILSWKLNPLENFLTPDEKYGMVEQVMVDVTNQVGLDINLAASHEWLFAPLQFISGLGPRKAASLQRSLVRAGAIFTRKDLQQSHGLGKKVFINAVGFLRVRRSGLTSSSSQFIDLLDDTRIHPESYSLLGRREYILAQDLAKDIYREDRNDDANDDDDVLEMAIEHVREKPHLLRAVDVHEHAEQKNHLNKKETFNDIRLELMRELMEGFQDRRRPFVEPSQDEEFDMITGETEEKLLSERRIVQVEKVQGQKAICVLESGIAGILSKEDYMDEWWDMNNLYEKLRKGDFLTCRIKSIQKNSYQVFLTCRESEMRSNRYRSHRMTEPYYHEEHCTLQTVQEKARKEKELAKKHFLPRVIIYPRFQNITSDAAIEFLSDKDPGECVICPSSGGPSFLTLTLKVYDGVYANKDIVEGGKEHKDILSLVRIGKTLKIGEDTFEDLDEVMDRYVDPLVAHLKSMLNYRKFRRGTKTEVDELLRIEKAENPMRIVYCFGIFHEHPGTFILTYIRSSNPHHEYIDLYPKGFKFRK; the protein is encoded by the exons ATGGATCAACACAGGGATCAATTCATGCTTGATGAGGATGATTATGAACTCCTCCAGGAAAGCAATATATCTGTCAATCGTTCAAAGCTC gaAAGTAAGAAGTTTAAGAGACTGAAGAAGGCTAGGGGGGATGCAGAAGAAGGGCCTTCCTGGTTTACCGATGAAGAAGAATTTGATAGAAGTGGGAAGGGTGGGCGTACTGCAGAGGAGAAGCTCAAGCGTAGTTTGtttggtgatgatgatg GGCaacctcttgaggatattgcAGAGGAGGATGAACagcttgaagaagaagatgatgcaGACATTGGTGAGGAGGATGAGATGGCTGATTTCATtgttgatgaagaagaagttgaTGAGCATGGAACCCCTGTTAG GAGAAAGAAACCTAAGAAAAACAGACAGCACCCAGGGATTTCCTCATCTGCACTCCAGGAAGCACATGAAATTTTTGGTGATGTTGAAGATCTCCTGAGGCTTCGCAAGATAGATGTGCGAGACATGTTTGGTGAAACTAGTGAAAGGAGTCTTGAAGATCAGTTTGATCCTAGTGTGCTTTCTGAAAAGTACATGACAAAAAAGGATGATCAAATACGGGAAATCGATATTCCTGAAAGAATGCAG ATATCTAAGGAAAGTACAGGCCACCCCCCAACAGATGAGTTCAGTGTCAAAATGGAGACTGAGTGGATTTACGATCAACTTGTCAGTGGTATGGTACCTTTGTTCAACAGGAGTGGTACTACAAATGAAGAAGTGGATGATGAGCTGAAGCGGCATATAGCTAGATTCTTGGAGTTGATTCACATTCAGAATTTAGAC GTCCCGTTCATTGCTATGTACAGGAAAGAGGAAATATTAAGCCTTCTAAAGGATCCAACTGATCACGAATCTAGCATTGAAAATGATATGAATCAAAAGCCTACGCTGAAGTGGCACAAG GTACTTTGGGCAATTCAGGACTTGGATCAGAAGTGGCTTCTtcttttgaaaagaaaaaatgctCTACAGTCATACTATACTAAGCAATTTGAAGAAGAGAGACGGAGAGTGTATGATGAGACATGCCTAAGATTAAATGAACAGCTGTTTCAGTCAATCACTAAGTCACTCGAAGCTGCTGATTCGGAAAGAGAAGTGGATGATGTACgctcaaaatttaatttgcattCCCCTCCGGGCGAAGTTGTCCTAGACGAAGGCCAGTTTAAAAGACCAAAGAGAAAATCACATTACAGCATTTGTAGTAAAGCTGGACTGTGGGAGGTTGCAAGCAAATTTGGTTACAGTTCTGAGCAATTTGGTTTGCAGATATCTCTGGAGAAAATG AGAATGGATGAATTGGAGGATGCTAAGGAAACACCAGAGGAAATGGCTTCTAATTTCACCTGTGCAATGTTTGAGATACCTCAAGCGGTATTGAAAGGCGCAAGGCACATG GCGGCGGTTGAAATTAGCTGTGAACCATGTGTTAGGAGACATGTGCGCAGTATCTTTATGGACAACGCTGTAGTGTCAACTAGTCCTATTCCTGAGGGAAACACAGCTATTGATTCTTTTCACCAGTTTTATGGAGTAAAGTGGTTGAAGGACAAACCACTTAATAGATTTGAGGATGCTCAGTGGCTTTTGATTCAGAAAGCTGAAGAGGAGCTCTTGCAAGTTACTATAAAGCTGCCTGAAGTAGTCCTTGATAAGTTGATAAGTGTCtcatatgattattatttgagTGATGGTGTAAGTAAATCTGCTCAGTTATGGAATGAGCAGAGGAAACTGATTCTTAATGATGCATTTagcaattttcttcttcctttaaTGGAAAAAGAAGCAAGATCACTGCTGACAAGTAGAGCAAAATCATGGCTACTACTAGATTATGGGAGGCTATTGTGGGAAAAAGTATCTGTTGCACCATACCAACGGAAAGAGAATGATGTCAGTTCTGATGAAGAAACTGCACCCAGGGTTATGGCTTGCTGTTGGGGCCCTGGAAAGCCAGCAACTACCTTTGTGATGTTGGATTCATCTGGAGAAGTTTTGGATGTATTGCATGCTGGTTCCCTCAGCATTCATGGTCAAAGTGTCAATGAACAGCAACGTAAAAGAAATGATCAGCAGAGAGTGCAAAATTTTATGATGGACCATCAACCACATATTGTAGTTTTAGGAGCAAAGAATTTGTCTTGTACGCAGTTGAAGGAGGACATTTATGAG ATAATATTCAAGATGGTGGAAGATAATCCTTGTGATGTTGGTCATGAGATGGATAATCTGAATATTGTCTTTGGCGATGAATCTTTACCGCACCTGTATGAAAATTCTCGTATCTCAGTTGATCAGCTTCCTTCACAAGAAG GTATCATTAGACGTGCTGTGGGTCTTGGACGTCATCTTCAGAATCCATTAGCAATGGCTGCCACATTATGTGGGCCGGGTAAAGAGATATTATCTTGGAAGCTTAACCCTTTGGAGAACTTTCTTACTCCTGATGAGAAGTATGGAATGGTTGAACAAGTGATGGTAGATGTAACAAACCAGGTGGGCCTTGATATTAATTTGGCTGCCAGTCATGAATGGTTATTTGCTCCTCTACAATTTATTTCTGGTCTAGGACCCAGAAAAGCAGCTTCTCTCCAGAGGTCCCTAGTAAGAGCAGGTGCCATCTTCACTAGGAAAGACCTGCAGCAATCTCATGGGCTTGGCAAAAAGGTTTTTATCAATGCTGTTGGGTTCCTCCGAGTGCGACGTAGCGGATTGACTTCCAGTAGTAGTCAATTTATTGATCTGTTAGATGACACCAGAATTCATCCAgaatcatactccctct tgggacggagggagtatattcttGCACAAGATCTGGCCAAGGATATTTATCGGGAGGATAGGAATGATGATGCCAATGACGACGACGATGTCCTGGAAATGGCGATCGAGCATGTCAGGGAGAAGCCACATTTACTAAGAGCTGTAGATGTTCATGAACATGCTGAGCAGAAAAATCATCTGAACAAGAAAGAAACCTTCAATGATATTAGATTGGAATTAAT gcgt GAATTGATGGAAGGTTTTCAGGATCGTCGCAGACCCTTTGTAGAACCAAGTCAGGATGAAGAGTTTGACATGATCACTGGAGAGACCGAAGAGAAACTACTCTCCGAACGAAGAATTGTGCAGGTTGAAAAGGTTCAGGGCCAGAAAGCAATTTGCGTCCTTGAATCTGGAATAGCTGGCATTCTCAGTAAGGAGGATTACATGGATGAGTGGTGggatatgaataatttatatgAGAAGCTGCGTAAGGGTGATTTTTTGACTTGCAGGATTAAATCAATTCAGAAAAATAGCTATCAGGTGTTTTTAACTTGTAGAGAAAGTGAAATGAGGAGTAATCGTTACAGGAGTCACAGAATGACAGAGCCTTACTATCATGAAGAACACTGTACTCTGCAAACTGTTCAGGAAAAAGCTCGCAAAGAGAAGGAACTTGCAAAGAAGCATTTCCTGCCGAGAGTGATCATTTACCCACGCTTCCAAAATATAACGTCTGATGCTGCGATAGAG TTTTTGTCCGACAAGGATCCCGGTGAATGTGTCATATGCCCTAGTTCTGGTGGGCCATCATTTTTGACACTGACTCTGAAAGTTTATGATGGGGTATATGCTAACAAGGACATTGTAGAAGGTGGAAAAGAGCACAAGGATATATTGAGCTTGGTTCGGATCGGGAAAACACTGAAAATCGGAGAGGATACATTTGAAGATCTTGATGAG GTAATGGATCGTTATGTAGATCCACTGGTAGCTCATTTGAAGTCGATGCTTAATTACCGAAAGTTCAGGCGGGGTACTAAAACTGAAGTTGATGAGCTCCTCAGAATTGAAAAGGCTGAGAATCCTATGAGAATTGTATATTGCTTTGGAATATTTCACGAGCATCCTGGCACATTCATCTTGACGTATATACGGAGTTCTAATCCTCACCACGAGTACATAGATCTCTATCCAAAGGGATTTAAGTTCCGGAAATGA
- the LOC125189769 gene encoding transcription elongation factor SPT6 homolog, translating to MFEDIDRLVAYFQDHIDDSSDSTPSLRSVAAMLPVRSPATGGSSGSGGGWGNSSNDGGWRGGQSSDRHRNSGPRMRGDYRNGDGHPSGAPRPYGGGGRVRGRGRRSDSYGNGRGDRQYHDRGSQRWGSKDGNGDGGWGSGFSGSKAQDSPGGGSWGGGVGGNAGWGSWGGDAWGFGCGCSQVIYAKGAVYLLLHSSTRAMTTSRQRTLIIHDAPKQLSISLRSIVVQLSLRYGSIIKLLVITEALWRNIDFMLRDMASC from the exons ATGTTTGAGGATATAGACCGTCTTGTGGCTTATTTTCAGGACCATATTGATGACTCATCTGACTCTACTCCATCGCTACGATCAGTTGCTGCTATGTTGCCAGTGAGGAGTCCTGCAACTGGGGGCTCATCTGGGTCCGGTGGTGGCTGGGGCAATTCATCCAATGATGGAGGCTGGAGAGGAGGCCAATCTTCAGACAGACACAGGAATTCTGGCCCTAGAA TGAGGGGTGATTACAGAAATGGTGATGGGCATCCCAGTGGAGCACCTAGACCATATGGTGGAGGAGGACGTGTACGTGGCCGGGGCCGTAGGTCAGATTCTTATGGTAATGGCAGGGGTGACAGGCAGTACCACGACCGTGGTTCACAAAGGTGGGGTTCCAAGGATGGCAATGGTGATGGTGGATGGGGGAGTGGCTTCTCTGGATCAAAAGCCCAGGATTCACCGGGCGGTGGTAGTTGGGGAGGCGGTGTTGGTGGTAATGCTGGTTGGGGTAGCTGGGGAGGAGATGCCTGGGGGTTCGGGTGCGGATGCAG TCAAGTGATCTATGCTAAAGGCGCAGTGTATCTCCTCCTTCATTCTTCAACACGAGCCATGACTACGAGCAGGCAAAGGACGCTGATCATCCATGATGCTCCGAAGCAGCTCAGTATTTCTCTTAGGAGCATTGTGGTTCAGTTATCGCTCAGATATGGTAGCATCATCAAGCTTCTTGTGATCACTGAAGCTTTATGGAGAAACATAGATTTCATGCTAAGAGATATGGCCTCGTGCTAA
- the LOC125191330 gene encoding protein LURP-one-related 11-like isoform X1, with protein sequence MAKVHPQLVSSCTSSKQEVFTLWMKSLIMSTNGCAVFDSNGCIVFRVDNYSHRCTTQICIMDAIGKVLLTIVKKQKFSIFKTWEGYRSTTSTEGGKKKPVFQVRKLMGIRAFLRYLRGYSMCKALIRVGEDKVCEYRMEIKSCKQSCRIIDAHGGLVAEVKRKITTSGVVLGEDVLTMVVEPHIDHSLVMGLVLVM encoded by the exons ATGGCAAAGGTGCATCCGCAGCTTGTCTCTTCATGCACTTCATCAAAGCAAGAAGTGTTCACTCTTTGGATGAAGTCTCTAATCATGAGCACCAACGGCTGTGCTGTTTTCGATTCCAACGGTTGTATCGTGTTTCGTGTCGACAACTATAGCCACAGATGCACCACTCAAATCTGCATCATGGATGCCATAGGCAAAGTCCTATTGACTATAGTTAAAaag cAGAAATTCTCCATATTTAAAACATGGGAGGGATACAGATCAACAACAAGCACAGAAGGCGGGAAGAAGAAGCCGGTGTTTCAAGTTCGAAAACTCATGGGAATCAGAGCGTTTCTCAGATATTTGAGAGGTTACTCAATGTGCAAAGCTTTGATCAGAGTAGGCGAAGATAAAGTATGCGAATACAGAATGGAAATTAAAAGTTGTAAGCAATCTTGCCGAATAATTGATGCTCATGGTGGCCTTGTTGCAGAG GTTAAAAGAAAGATAACAACAAGTGGAGTCGTTCTTGGAGAAGATGTGTTAACAATGGTTGTTGAACCTCATATTGATCACTCTCTTGTTATGGGATTGGTGCTTGTCATGTGA